From one Ahaetulla prasina isolate Xishuangbanna chromosome 18, ASM2864084v1, whole genome shotgun sequence genomic stretch:
- the RBP7 gene encoding retinoid-binding protein 7 isoform X1: MADASAWRFVCIDYATRKIANMLKPQKLIKQKGDVISIQTTSTFRNYFLEFKIGEEFDEDNKGLDNRKCRSVVTWDKDKLVCTQNGEKKNRGWSHWIEGDELYLELRCEGQTSTQVFKRL, encoded by the exons GTATAGATTACGCAACTCGCAAGATAGCAAACATGTTGAAGCCCCAAAAGCTCATCAAACAGAAAGGGGACGTGATTTCTATCCAGACGACCAGCACTTTTCGAAACTATTTTCTCGAGTTCAAAATTGGAGAGGAGTTTGATGAAGATAACAAAGGATTGGACAACCGAAAATGCAGA AGTGTGGTGACTTGGGACAAAGATAAACTTGTTTGCACCCAGAACGGGGAAAAGAAAAACCGAGGCTGGTCCCACTGGATCGAAGGAGATGAGCTCTATTTG GAGCTCCGTTGCGAAGGCCAGACAAGCACGCAAGTTTTCAAGCGACTGTGA